In the genome of Nakaseomyces glabratus chromosome C, complete sequence, the window ATGGAACTTAATTTGGGCTTTTAACAAAAAGGTTATTGACCCAGTTGCCCCAAGACACACTGCTATCGTTAACCCAGTCAAGATCCACATCGAAGGCGCTCCAGAATCTCCAAAGACTGAAATGAAACCAAAGCACAAGAAGAATCCTGCTGTTGGTGAAAAGAAGGTCATCTACTACCAGAACGTTGTCATTGACAAGGAGGATGCTGATTCTATTGAAGACAACGAAGAAGTCACTCTTATGGACTGGGGTAACATCATCATCACAAAGAAGAATGCTGACGGTTCCATGGAAGCTAAGCTTCATCTGGAAGGTGACTTCAAGAAAACCAAGCACAAACTTACCTGGTTGGCCGACACTGACGATTCTGTCAAGGTCGATTTAGTTGACTTCGATCACTTGATCAGCAAGGacaaacttgaagaagatgaaagtTTTGAAGACTTCCTAACTCCTCAAACTGAATTCCACACTGAGGCTATTGCTGATCTAAACGTCAAGGACATGATCGTCGGTGACATTATTCAATTTGAGAGAAAGGGTTACTACAGACTAGATGCCGAAGCCAAGGATGGTAAACCTTACGTCTTCTTCACTATCCCAGATGGTAAGTCTGTTAACAAATACGGTGCCAAGAAATAATCTACTTAGATAGTTATTTACCGACACAAATATATGTTACAGTTTAAATTTTGAGTATATAACTTTTTATGAAATATTGAATAGGCTAGTATTCATTAATGTTGATCAATGATTTCTAGACATCTAGTGTTTGAGTCGATTAATAATGAGATATCTGATGAAAACTTCaatcaatgaaaatatcacCGTAATTACTATAGCGACAAAGAACCACCACGTAACGCGCACAATGTTTCTCTCAGCTATAGAATCGACacatatatcaaaaaattcGAGAAAGACCATACACCTATCATTTAGTACTTGAACCCTTTGGTCGATTTCAAGATATTCCCGCATGGCAACATACAGCGGATGCAAACTTGGCTCAAATGACCAAAAGAACTCTGGAGTATCTAAAACACTTGACGACAAGTTGACATCAACTCTCAACTTGAACAGTTTTCCCgattttttaattaactGTTCTCTTTTCAGACCCAATGTACCATACAGTGCCAATCTTTTTGGAAGTCTAGTAACAGTGGTTAGAATGGGAGAAATTCTTGATTCAAATCTAGAAAGTTTCGAAGATTGAGCAATTGCATGGGACAAAGTTAATTCTATAATGTGATCCCCTGATCTCAATGTAATGATATCGTTGAAAATTCTGGGTCTCTCCGTATCCTTGTCatattcaaaatgaaattgctCTATCTCAATATCTTGTTCATCTAAGGGCCTTATCACTAGATTCTTGTAGTCAGAGAACGCGATATCACCTAataaattcttttcttcctcCTCAGTAAAATTCCAAAACACAATAACACCATAGtgaaatacaaaaatttcAGCATGTTGATCTTCATCGGCATTTACCGCTATCGGCTTACTTCCCGGATTAATATGTAAGCTTTCAGAGCGTTCCCTTTCTAGCTGTTCCTTTGGTGTCTCTTCTGCAAAATATTGTGGCTCACTTGGATCAAACGAATCTGCTGgattattattactattgttattattttcgTTGTCAACACTAGTTGGATCAAGCTCGTAATTGTTATTCGCATCCTCTAATGTCTCTACACCAGAATAGTACTCATAATGGTGATCTCTTTGCTCACTAGTATcaattaatttttcaatcaaGGTTTTACCACCAACAACCTTCTTGGATACGTTGGATTTTAGTCTGAATCCATCCTTCCCTGGCAACAATGGCAATGTATAAGCGATGTATAAACATTCATCGTAAAGTCTAGGCTTGACTTCGTGTGTAGACTTGAGAAACTTTGACAGCAATTTCAGGTTAAACCCTTCTGCTAGGTTATATGCGGTTATCCGGGACAACCTGTGATCTCTGCTGCTCTTTGGTATCCTCTCAGTTGGGTTTCGCTTGACAAATGTTGGCTGTTCTCTTCTCTCTAATGCACCTCTAGTCGGCGGGACAGAACCATCCTCAGGTATGAGGACCAGTTTTTGTGACGTTTTCGACGTTCTTATAGGCAATGTGTTAATCATTTTCCTTATCGGTTGTGGGTGCAAACGGTCATATATCATACTCCTATCAAAGCTAGAATTAGAGcctctttcttctcttctacCAGACGGCACATCAGAGCGGTCTGATAGTATATTATCTATGGATATTTCACTGAACCTACCAGACGCCCTGCGTCTCGGAGGAGAACTAGTACCTCTATTACTGAGGTCACCGGTACCGTGGTTACTACTGCTGCGCCCACCAGTGGCTGCATACTGGCCACGGCTCCCACGCAGGTTACCATTAACATATTTCATCAACTCAGCACCACGCTCAGCAGAGGCGCTACTCCCACTACCAGTAGAGGA includes:
- the RMD8 gene encoding Rmd8p (CAGL0C01969g~Ortholog(s) have endoplasmic reticulum, nucleus localization); translation: MSYRDTGMDKKGTGTMSKRSPSILVTDARTSKNRRSAPFAGHAAGVRSASSSTGSGSSASAERGAELMKYVNGNLRGSRGQYAATGGRSSSNHGTGDLSNRGTSSPPRRRASGRFSEISIDNILSDRSDVPSGRREERGSNSSFDRSMIYDRLHPQPIRKMINTLPIRTSKTSQKLVLIPEDGSVPPTRGALERREQPTFVKRNPTERIPKSSRDHRLSRITAYNLAEGFNLKLLSKFLKSTHEVKPRLYDECLYIAYTLPLLPGKDGFRLKSNVSKKVVGGKTLIEKLIDTSEQRDHHYEYYSGVETLEDANNNYELDPTSVDNENNNNSNNNPADSFDPSEPQYFAEETPKEQLERERSESLHINPGSKPIAVNADEDQHAEIFVFHYGVIVFWNFTEEEEKNLLGDIAFSDYKNLVIRPLDEQDIEIEQFHFEYDKDTERPRIFNDIITLRSGDHIIELTLSHAIAQSSKLSRFESRISPILTTVTRLPKRLALYGTLGLKREQLIKKSGKLFKLRVDVNLSSSVLDTPEFFWSFEPSLHPLYVAMREYLEIDQRVQVLNDRCMVFLEFFDICVDSIAERNIVRVTWWFFVAIVITVIFSLIEVFIRYLIINRLKH